Proteins co-encoded in one Trichoplusia ni isolate ovarian cell line Hi5 chromosome 19, tn1, whole genome shotgun sequence genomic window:
- the LOC113503502 gene encoding sorbitol dehydrogenase-like has protein sequence MFILRNNPLKMADNYTAVLYAPYDVRIEDLPIPDIGEDEVLIEMHSIGICGSDVKLYTTGICGAEMVKDPMVLGHEGAGVVVKVGKAVKSLAVGDRVSIEPTQPCRACQYCKLGRYNLCVKPHYCSTMTAPGNLCRYYKHVADFCHKMPDDMSMDEGAAVQPLAIAMHACNRAGICLGQTVTILGAGPIGILCAMTARAMGASKILITDVMQSRLDTARELGADCTVLIEREAPDQDVVDDIVAQLGSPPDVTIDACGYASAQRIAMMVTKTGGVVLVVGIGATKVEVPLTQALLREVDIRGSFRIANTYPPAIAAVSSGAIPLKKFITHHYPLQKTKEALELAKSGDAMKIIIHI, from the exons atgtttatattacgaAACAA CCCGTTGAAAATGGCTGATAACTACACCGCGGTCCTATATGCACCATACGACGTAAGAATT GAAGACTTGCCGATACCTGATATTGGCGAAGATG AAGTGTTAATCGAGATGCATAGCATCGGCATTTGTGGATCCGATGTTAAATTGTACACCACCGGTATCTGCGGAGCAGAAATGGTCAAAGACCCCATGGTACTCGGGCACGAGGGCGCTGGCGTAGTTGTCAAG GTTGGTAAGGCAGTGAAATCGTTGGCGGTGGGTGACCGCGTGTCTATAGAACCGACGCAGCCCTGCCGCGCGTGCCAGTACTGCAAGCTAGGACGGTACAACCTGTGTGTGAAGCCACACTACTGCTCCACAATGACCGCTCCGGGCAATCTCTGTCGCTACTACAAACACGTTGCAGATTTCTGCCATAA GATGCCGGACGACATGAGCATGGACGAAGGTGCAGCTGTGCAGCCTCTAGCTATCGCCATGCATGCGTGCAACCGCGCCGGCATCTGCCTCGGACAGACGGTGACAATCCTCGGCGCGGGGCCCATTGGAATCCTCTGCGCCATGACCGCCCGGGCCATGGGAGCCAGCAAGATACTCATTACTG ACGTCATGCAGTCTAGACTGGATACAGCTCGGGAGCTGGGGGCTGACTGCACAGTGCTGATCGAGAGAGAGGCCCCCGACCAGGACGTAGTGGACGACATCGTAGCACAGCTGGGCAGCCCGCCTGACGTCACCATCGATGCTTGTGGATACGCCTCGGCGCAGAGGATTGCTATGATG GTGACCAAGACAGGGGGTGTGGTGCTAGTGGTGGGGATAGGGGCCACCAAAGTGGAGGTGCCGCTGACGCAGGCGCTGCTGCGGGAGGTCGACATACGAGGGTCCTTCAGGATTGCTAATAC GTATCCACCAGCGATAGCGGCTGTATCGAGTGGTGCGATCCCGCTTAAGAAGTTTATCACACATCATTACCCGCTTCAGAAGACAAAAGAAGCGCTCGAGCTAGCCAAGTCCGGTGACGCTATGAAAatcattatacatatatag